The Streptomyces sp. HUAS CB01 genome has a segment encoding these proteins:
- a CDS encoding enoyl-CoA hydratase/isomerase family protein — MSEVRSEVGSAHASEQRFGEFVAVRRHEGGHVAELVLDRPKAMNAVSTEMARCVAAACDALAADRSVRVTVLTSSNDRAFCVGADLKERNSFTDAELVRQRPTARAAYTGVLELPMPTIAAVHGFALGGGFELALSCDVIVADGTAVVGLPEVSVGVIPGGGGTQLLPRRVGAARAAELVFTARRVEAAEARELGLVDELAEDARPAALALAARMAANSPVGLRAAKRALRLGHGLDLRAGLDVEDAAWRSVAFSGDRAEGVAAFNEKRKPEWPGE; from the coding sequence ATGTCCGAGGTCAGGTCCGAGGTCGGGTCCGCACACGCGTCCGAGCAGCGCTTCGGCGAGTTCGTCGCCGTACGCCGCCACGAGGGCGGCCACGTCGCCGAGCTGGTGCTCGACCGGCCCAAGGCCATGAACGCGGTCTCGACGGAGATGGCCCGCTGCGTCGCCGCCGCCTGTGACGCGCTGGCGGCGGACCGGTCGGTCCGGGTGACCGTCCTGACCTCCTCGAACGACCGCGCCTTCTGTGTCGGCGCCGACCTCAAGGAGCGCAACTCCTTCACGGACGCGGAGCTGGTCCGTCAGCGGCCGACCGCCCGCGCCGCGTACACCGGCGTGCTGGAACTGCCGATGCCCACGATCGCCGCGGTGCACGGCTTCGCGCTGGGCGGAGGGTTCGAGCTGGCGCTCTCCTGCGATGTCATCGTGGCCGACGGGACGGCCGTCGTCGGCCTGCCCGAGGTCTCCGTCGGTGTGATCCCCGGTGGCGGCGGTACGCAGCTGCTGCCGCGGCGCGTGGGCGCCGCACGTGCGGCCGAGCTGGTGTTCACCGCGCGGCGCGTGGAGGCCGCCGAGGCGCGGGAGTTGGGTCTCGTGGACGAGCTCGCCGAGGACGCCCGTCCCGCCGCCCTCGCCCTGGCCGCCCGGATGGCCGCCAACTCCCCGGTCGGCCTGCGGGCCGCGAAGCGGGCGCTGCGGCTCGGCCACGGGCTCGACCTGCGGGCGGGGCTCGACGTCGAGGACGCGGCCTGGCGTTCGGTGGCGTTCTCCGGTGACCGGGCGGAGGGCGTCGCGGCGTTCAACGAGAAGCGGAAGCCGGAGTGGCCCGGCGAGTGA
- a CDS encoding GGDEF domain-containing protein → MGEDVRLRAVVALAQAMAAARTPRELWRGAAAAACDALRGSFAALSVWERDRGRLKVLVNAGARAPDEEEFPDGETYPVHRFPEITEFLHEQWAGGGAPRAWVETADGAAEGEHGYSHQRVDALRQRGRGCCVVAPIVLHGRAWGELYVARPAGESVFDRDDADFATVLAQVVAAGIAQQERLEEVRRLAFTDPLTGLANRRAVDVRLDEVLEQHRTDGSVVSLVVCDLNGLKRVNDTHGHAAGDRLLERFGSVLSLCGAMLPGALAARLGGDEFCLLTAGPSADDVVKVAEELCERAGELKLGEGVACGVASTGDPIGAVRSARRLFRLADAAQYRAKAARAAGPVVAGRDDSVLPLADTPPPSSQDRRRFRDARH, encoded by the coding sequence ATGGGTGAGGATGTCCGGCTGCGAGCCGTCGTCGCGCTCGCACAGGCGATGGCGGCCGCGCGCACGCCGCGGGAGCTGTGGCGGGGCGCGGCGGCGGCCGCGTGCGACGCGCTGAGGGGGAGCTTCGCCGCGCTCTCCGTCTGGGAGCGGGACCGGGGGCGGCTGAAGGTGCTCGTGAACGCGGGAGCCCGCGCGCCGGACGAGGAGGAGTTCCCGGACGGCGAGACCTATCCCGTCCACCGCTTCCCGGAGATCACCGAGTTCCTGCACGAGCAGTGGGCAGGGGGCGGCGCCCCGCGCGCCTGGGTGGAGACGGCGGACGGCGCGGCCGAGGGCGAGCACGGCTACAGCCACCAGCGGGTCGACGCGCTGCGGCAGCGCGGGCGCGGCTGCTGTGTCGTCGCGCCGATCGTGCTGCACGGCCGGGCCTGGGGCGAGCTGTACGTGGCCCGTCCGGCGGGGGAGTCCGTGTTCGACCGGGACGACGCCGACTTCGCGACCGTCCTCGCCCAGGTCGTGGCCGCCGGGATCGCTCAGCAGGAGCGGCTGGAGGAGGTCCGCAGGCTCGCGTTCACCGACCCGCTGACCGGGCTCGCGAACCGGCGGGCCGTCGACGTCCGGCTGGACGAGGTGCTGGAGCAGCACCGGACGGACGGCTCGGTGGTCTCGCTGGTGGTGTGCGACCTCAACGGCCTCAAGCGGGTCAACGACACCCACGGCCACGCGGCGGGCGACCGGCTGCTGGAGCGCTTCGGGTCGGTGCTCTCGCTGTGCGGCGCGATGCTGCCGGGGGCGCTGGCCGCCCGCCTCGGCGGCGACGAGTTCTGTCTGCTGACGGCGGGTCCGTCGGCCGACGACGTCGTCAAGGTGGCCGAGGAACTCTGCGAGCGGGCAGGCGAGTTGAAACTCGGGGAAGGGGTCGCGTGCGGCGTCGCGTCGACGGGCGACCCGATCGGGGCGGTCCGCTCCGCCCGCCGGCTGTTCCGGCTCGCGGACGCCGCGCAGTACCGCGCGAAGGCGGCCAGGGCGGCGGGTCCGGTGGTCGCGGGCCGGGACGACTCGGTGCTCCCGCTGGCGGACACCCCGCCGCCGTCGTCCCAGGACCGCCGCC